One Arcobacter sp. F155 DNA window includes the following coding sequences:
- a CDS encoding type Z 30S ribosomal protein S14, translated as MAKKSMIAKQKRTPKFSSRAYTRCSVCGRPHSVYRDFGLCRVCLRKMANEGLLPGVKKSSW; from the coding sequence ATGGCAAAGAAGTCTATGATTGCTAAGCAAAAGAGAACTCCTAAGTTCTCTTCAAGAGCATATACAAGATGTTCTGTGTGTGGAAGACCACACTCTGTATACAGAGATTTCGGTCTTTGTAGAGTTTGTTTAAGAAAAATGGCTAACGAGGGATTACTTCCTGGCGTTAAAAAATCTAGTTGGTAG
- a CDS encoding 50S ribosomal protein L23: MADITDIKAILYTEKTIELQENGVIVVQTSPRMTKNGLKEVFKEYFGVTPAKVNSLRQDGKVKRFRGRPGRRPDFKKFYVTLPEGAEIANLSA; encoded by the coding sequence ATGGCAGATATTACAGATATTAAAGCAATATTATATACAGAAAAAACAATCGAGCTTCAAGAAAACGGTGTAATCGTTGTACAAACTAGTCCAAGAATGACTAAAAACGGTTTAAAAGAGGTTTTTAAAGAGTATTTTGGAGTAACTCCAGCAAAAGTTAACTCTTTAAGACAAGATGGTAAAGTTAAAAGATTTAGAGGAAGACCTGGTAGAAGACCAGACTTCAAAAAATTCTATGTTACATTACCTGAGGGCGCTGAAATAGCGAACCTATCAGCTTAA
- the rplV gene encoding 50S ribosomal protein L22, which translates to MGKAVLKFIRLSPTKARLIAREVQGMNAEYAIASLEFTPNKAAGIISKVIASAVANAGLEPEDAVITSARVDKGPVLKRFTPRARGSASPKHKPTAHIMIEVAAASEGDK; encoded by the coding sequence ATGGGTAAAGCAGTATTAAAATTTATTAGACTTTCACCTACTAAAGCAAGACTTATCGCAAGAGAAGTTCAAGGTATGAATGCAGAGTATGCAATTGCTTCATTAGAGTTCACTCCTAATAAAGCGGCAGGAATTATTTCAAAAGTAATCGCTTCAGCTGTAGCTAATGCTGGTTTAGAGCCAGAAGATGCAGTAATTACAAGTGCAAGAGTAGATAAAGGACCAGTTCTTAAAAGATTTACTCCAAGAGCTAGAGGAAGTGCATCACCAAAACATAAGCCAACTGCACACATTATGATTGAAGTTGCTGCTGCATCAGAAGGAGATAAGTAA
- the rplE gene encoding 50S ribosomal protein L5, which translates to MANRLQEKYNTEIKPALETEFPKNKSLTAKLEKVVISVGAGEAMKDSKLMQSMEDTISLIAGQKAVKVIAKKSVAGFKVREGSPVGVKVTLRGERMYAFLDKLCSIALPRVKDFRGLNRNGFDGQGNFNFGLDEQLMFPEVVYDDIIKTHGMNISISTSATEDAEAYRLLELVGIPFTKGRA; encoded by the coding sequence ATGGCAAACAGATTACAAGAAAAATATAATACTGAAATCAAACCAGCTTTAGAGACTGAGTTTCCAAAGAACAAATCTTTAACTGCTAAATTAGAAAAAGTTGTTATTTCTGTAGGTGCTGGTGAAGCTATGAAAGATAGCAAATTAATGCAAAGTATGGAAGATACTATCTCTTTAATCGCTGGTCAAAAAGCTGTTAAAGTAATTGCTAAGAAATCAGTTGCTGGTTTTAAAGTAAGAGAAGGTTCACCAGTAGGAGTAAAAGTAACTCTTAGAGGTGAAAGAATGTATGCATTCTTAGATAAATTATGTTCTATTGCATTACCAAGAGTAAAAGACTTTAGAGGTCTAAACAGAAATGGTTTTGATGGTCAAGGTAACTTTAACTTTGGTCTTGATGAGCAATTAATGTTCCCAGAAGTTGTTTATGATGATATCATCAAAACTCACGGTATGAATATTTCAATTTCAACAAGCGCTACTGAAGATGCAGAAGCATATAGATTATTAGAGTTAGTTGGAATTCCATTTACTAAAGGAAGAGCGTAA
- the rplR gene encoding 50S ribosomal protein L18: MSRIKDIAKKNSSRIVRKRRVRGDIGRGTAETPRVTVFKSNRYLSAQAINDIAGVTLAAINSKALNLSVSRENAAKVAAEFAEKLKAAGIEKVVFDRNGYLYHGVVAAFADGLRENGIKL, from the coding sequence ATGAGTAGAATTAAAGATATAGCAAAAAAGAATTCTTCTAGAATCGTAAGAAAAAGAAGAGTTAGAGGAGATATCGGTAGAGGTACTGCTGAAACACCTAGAGTAACTGTTTTCAAATCAAACAGATATTTAAGTGCACAAGCAATTAATGATATTGCTGGTGTTACATTAGCAGCAATAAATTCTAAAGCACTAAACTTAAGTGTAAGTAGAGAAAATGCAGCAAAAGTTGCAGCAGAATTTGCTGAAAAACTTAAAGCTGCTGGAATTGAAAAAGTAGTATTTGATAGAAATGGATACCTTTATCACGGTGTAGTTGCAGCATTTGCTGATGGACTTAGAGAAAATGGTATCAAATTATAA
- the rpmC gene encoding 50S ribosomal protein L29 codes for MNYTDLKDKSLQELNELLKEKKVLLFELKAKLKTMQLTNTSELKACKKDIAQVQTAITAAKAN; via the coding sequence ATGAACTATACTGATTTAAAAGATAAGAGCTTACAAGAGCTAAACGAATTGTTAAAAGAGAAAAAGGTGCTTCTTTTTGAATTAAAAGCTAAGCTAAAAACTATGCAGTTAACTAATACTTCTGAATTAAAAGCGTGCAAAAAAGATATTGCACAAGTTCAAACAGCTATTACTGCAGCAAAAGCTAACTAA
- the rplO gene encoding 50S ribosomal protein L15 encodes MALDNLQPATGSTKNVKRVGRGQGSGTGKTSARGQKGQKSRSGYKIKRHFEGGQMPLQKRTPKTGFFSRVEKPYSINVDKVKKVAGLDEITVESIKTVYKLSKSVTKVKLVGSSAKDLASKIKDENVTTTGN; translated from the coding sequence ATGGCATTAGATAACTTACAACCAGCAACTGGTAGTACGAAAAATGTTAAAAGAGTAGGTAGAGGTCAAGGTTCTGGAACTGGTAAGACTTCTGCTAGAGGTCAAAAAGGTCAAAAGTCTAGATCTGGATACAAAATTAAGAGACACTTTGAGGGTGGACAAATGCCACTTCAAAAGAGAACTCCTAAAACTGGATTCTTCTCTAGAGTTGAGAAACCATACTCTATCAATGTTGATAAAGTAAAAAAAGTTGCAGGACTTGACGAGATTACAGTTGAATCTATCAAAACAGTTTACAAACTTTCTAAGAGTGTTACTAAAGTTAAACTAGTTGGTTCATCTGCAAAAGATTTAGCATCTAAAATTAAAGACGAAAACGTAACAACTACTGGAAACTAA
- the rpsC gene encoding 30S ribosomal protein S3 — protein MGQKVNPIGLRLGINRNWESRWFPKFENMPANVAEDDKIRKYVKKELYYAGVAQTIVERTAKKVRVTIVAARPGIIIGKKGADVEKLKNNLSKLVGKDIAVNIKEERKPQLSGQLAAENVAQQLERRVAFRRAMKRVMQNALKSGAKGIKVSCSGRLGGAEMARTEWYLEGRVPLHTLRARIDYGFAEAHTTYGCIGIKVWIFKGEVLAKGIPAEKDTASKPKRRPQKRRGK, from the coding sequence ATGGGTCAAAAAGTTAATCCAATAGGTTTAAGACTAGGTATCAATAGAAACTGGGAATCAAGATGGTTTCCTAAGTTTGAAAATATGCCAGCAAATGTTGCTGAAGACGACAAAATTAGAAAATACGTTAAGAAAGAGTTATACTATGCAGGTGTTGCTCAAACTATCGTAGAAAGAACTGCTAAAAAAGTTAGAGTTACTATCGTAGCTGCAAGACCAGGAATTATCATTGGTAAAAAAGGTGCAGACGTAGAAAAACTTAAAAACAATCTTTCTAAATTAGTTGGAAAAGATATTGCAGTTAACATTAAAGAAGAGAGAAAACCACAACTTTCTGGACAATTAGCAGCTGAAAATGTTGCTCAACAATTAGAAAGAAGAGTTGCATTTAGAAGAGCTATGAAAAGAGTTATGCAAAACGCTCTTAAATCTGGTGCAAAAGGTATTAAAGTTTCTTGTTCTGGTAGACTTGGTGGAGCTGAAATGGCTAGAACTGAGTGGTACTTAGAAGGTAGAGTTCCTTTACATACTTTAAGAGCTAGAATTGATTATGGTTTTGCTGAAGCTCATACAACTTATGGTTGTATTGGTATTAAAGTTTGGATCTTCAAAGGTGAAGTACTAGCTAAAGGTATTCCAGCAGAAAAAGATACAGCTTCTAAACCAAAAAGAAGACCACAAAAGAGAAGAGGTAAATAA
- the secY gene encoding preprotein translocase subunit SecY: protein MSKDLINKILITLGFILLYRLLAYVPVPGVNIDVVKEFFDSNANNALGLVNMFSGNAVERLSIISLGIMPYITASIIMELLAATFPALGKMKKERDGMQKYMQIIRYTTIVITLIQSIGVSMGLNSLTGQSGQGAISIDMNTFIAVSSISMLTGTMLLMWIGEQITQKGIGNGISLIIFAGIVSAIPSAIGGTVDLVNNGQMNFLTVIAILVIILATVGAIIYVELGERRVPVSYSRKVMMQAQNKRVMNYIPIKVNLSGVIPAIFASAILMFPATVLQGSQNEYLLVVADYLSPTSYTFNVFMFLFVVFFAFFYASITFNAKDISENLKKQGGFIPGVRPGASTADFLNETASRLTFWGAIYLGLISTVPWLLVKAMGVPFYFGGVAVLIVVQVAIDTMRKIEAQQYTNKYETLSAVGL from the coding sequence ATGAGTAAAGATCTAATAAATAAGATTCTTATTACATTAGGTTTTATTCTACTTTACAGGTTACTGGCATACGTGCCAGTTCCTGGAGTGAATATAGACGTAGTTAAAGAATTCTTCGATTCAAATGCTAACAACGCATTAGGTCTTGTAAATATGTTCAGTGGTAATGCAGTTGAAAGACTGTCAATTATCTCATTAGGTATTATGCCTTACATTACAGCTTCTATTATTATGGAGCTTCTAGCAGCAACTTTCCCCGCACTTGGTAAAATGAAAAAAGAAAGAGATGGTATGCAAAAATATATGCAAATCATCAGATATACTACAATTGTAATTACATTAATTCAATCTATTGGTGTATCAATGGGTCTAAATTCATTAACTGGTCAAAGTGGACAAGGCGCTATCTCAATTGATATGAATACGTTTATAGCCGTATCATCAATTTCTATGTTAACAGGTACTATGCTTCTTATGTGGATTGGTGAACAAATCACACAAAAAGGTATTGGTAACGGTATTTCATTAATTATCTTCGCTGGTATTGTTTCTGCAATTCCAAGTGCAATTGGTGGTACTGTTGATTTAGTTAACAATGGTCAAATGAACTTCTTAACTGTAATCGCAATTTTAGTAATTATTCTAGCAACTGTTGGAGCAATTATTTATGTTGAGTTAGGTGAAAGAAGAGTTCCAGTTTCTTATTCAAGAAAAGTTATGATGCAAGCTCAAAATAAAAGAGTAATGAATTACATTCCAATTAAGGTTAACTTATCTGGTGTTATTCCTGCTATTTTTGCATCTGCAATTTTAATGTTCCCTGCTACAGTTTTACAAGGTAGTCAAAATGAGTACCTTTTAGTTGTTGCAGATTATTTAAGTCCTACATCTTATACATTTAATGTATTTATGTTCTTATTTGTAGTTTTCTTTGCATTCTTCTATGCATCAATTACTTTTAATGCAAAAGATATTTCTGAAAACTTAAAGAAACAAGGTGGATTTATTCCAGGTGTTAGACCAGGAGCTTCTACAGCTGATTTCTTAAATGAGACTGCAAGTAGACTTACATTCTGGGGAGCTATTTATTTAGGTCTTATCTCTACTGTGCCTTGGTTACTAGTAAAAGCAATGGGTGTTCCTTTCTATTTTGGAGGGGTTGCAGTACTTATTGTTGTTCAAGTAGCAATTGATACAATGAGAAAGATTGAAGCTCAACAGTATACGAATAAATATGAAACATTAAGTGCAGTTGGACTTTAA
- the rpsQ gene encoding 30S ribosomal protein S17: protein MTHKREIQGVVVKTSGDKTASVLVTRYVLHPKYHKTVKRFKKYLVHDERNELNEGDTVIAVECRPLSKTKSFRLKTIVATGVK from the coding sequence ATGACACATAAAAGAGAGATTCAAGGTGTAGTGGTAAAAACATCTGGAGATAAAACGGCTTCTGTATTAGTTACTAGATACGTTTTACACCCAAAATATCACAAGACTGTAAAAAGATTTAAAAAGTACTTAGTTCATGATGAGAGAAACGAGTTAAATGAAGGTGATACTGTTATCGCTGTAGAGTGTAGACCACTTTCAAAAACTAAATCTTTCAGACTAAAGACAATAGTAGCTACAGGAGTTAAATAA
- the rplF gene encoding 50S ribosomal protein L6 gives MSRIGKKPIAIPSGLEVTVDGTVVNVKKGNNVIPVETHGRVQAEVADNEVVLTKVGETKESAAFWGTYRALINNAVEGLSKGFQKSLEINGVGYRAAVKGKVLELQLGYSHPINYDIPEGLDISVDKNIIHVKGADKQQVGQAAAIIRGFRKPEPYKGKGVKYTDEHIVRKAGKTAK, from the coding sequence ATGTCTAGAATTGGAAAAAAACCTATCGCAATCCCAAGTGGATTAGAAGTAACAGTTGATGGAACTGTTGTTAACGTTAAAAAAGGGAATAATGTAATTCCTGTTGAAACTCATGGAAGAGTTCAAGCTGAAGTAGCTGACAATGAAGTTGTATTAACTAAAGTTGGTGAAACAAAAGAATCAGCAGCTTTCTGGGGTACATATAGAGCTTTAATTAACAATGCTGTAGAAGGTCTTTCTAAAGGTTTCCAAAAATCTTTAGAGATCAACGGTGTTGGTTATAGAGCTGCAGTTAAAGGTAAAGTATTAGAACTTCAGTTAGGATACTCTCACCCAATTAACTATGATATTCCTGAGGGATTAGATATTTCAGTTGATAAAAATATCATCCATGTTAAAGGTGCTGACAAACAACAAGTTGGTCAAGCTGCTGCAATTATTAGAGGCTTTAGAAAACCAGAACCATATAAAGGTAAAGGTGTTAAGTATACTGACGAGCATATCGTTAGAAAAGCTGGTAAAACTGCTAAGTAA
- the rpsE gene encoding 30S ribosomal protein S5, translated as MAAVNREDFQEAIVKIGRVTKVVKGGRRFRFTALVVVGDKNGTVGFGTGKAKEVPDAIKKALDDAFKSLVKVNIHGTTIAHDIQHKYNSSVILLKPAPEGSGLIAGGAARPVLELSGVKDIVAKSLGSNNPNNLVQATVEALARIKG; from the coding sequence ATGGCAGCAGTAAATAGAGAAGATTTTCAAGAAGCAATCGTTAAAATCGGAAGAGTAACAAAAGTTGTAAAAGGTGGTAGAAGATTCAGATTTACAGCTTTAGTTGTTGTTGGAGATAAAAACGGTACAGTTGGATTTGGTACAGGAAAAGCTAAAGAGGTTCCTGATGCAATTAAAAAAGCTTTAGATGACGCATTTAAATCTTTAGTAAAAGTTAATATTCATGGAACAACTATTGCTCATGATATTCAACATAAATACAATTCAAGTGTTATTTTATTAAAGCCAGCTCCTGAAGGTTCGGGTCTTATCGCAGGTGGTGCGGCAAGACCAGTTCTTGAGCTTTCTGGAGTTAAAGATATTGTTGCAAAATCTTTAGGTTCAAATAATCCAAACAACCTTGTACAAGCTACAGTTGAAGCATTAGCAAGAATTAAAGGATAA
- the rplB gene encoding 50S ribosomal protein L2: MAIKKFRPITPARRFMSVMDTSDITSKPTVRSLLVRVKASAGRNNNGRITSRHKEAGAKKLYRIIDFKRNKFGVEGTVSTIEYDPYRNCRICLVTYADGDKRYILQPSGLKVGDKVAAAESGLDIVTGNAMRLQSIPVGTMVHNIELKPGKGGQLARSAGAYAQIMGREGKYVILRLPSGEMRKILGVCIATIGVVGNEDFSNMVVGKAGRTRHLGIRPQTRGSAMNPIDHPHGGGEGKTNSGRHPVTPWGMPTKGYKTRKKKASDKLIISRRKK; the protein is encoded by the coding sequence ATGGCAATTAAAAAATTTAGACCAATAACTCCTGCAAGAAGATTCATGTCTGTAATGGATACTTCTGATATTACTTCTAAACCAACAGTTAGATCTTTACTTGTTAGAGTAAAAGCTTCAGCTGGTAGAAATAATAACGGTAGAATTACATCTAGACACAAAGAAGCAGGTGCTAAGAAATTATATAGAATTATTGATTTCAAAAGAAACAAATTCGGTGTTGAGGGAACTGTATCAACAATTGAGTACGACCCATATAGAAACTGTAGAATTTGTTTAGTAACTTATGCTGATGGTGACAAAAGATATATCTTACAACCATCTGGATTAAAAGTTGGTGACAAAGTTGCTGCTGCTGAATCTGGATTAGATATCGTTACTGGAAACGCTATGAGACTTCAAAGTATTCCTGTAGGTACAATGGTTCATAATATTGAATTAAAGCCTGGTAAAGGTGGACAACTTGCAAGATCTGCTGGTGCATATGCTCAAATCATGGGTAGAGAAGGTAAATATGTTATCTTAAGATTACCATCTGGTGAAATGAGAAAGATTCTTGGTGTTTGTATTGCAACAATTGGTGTTGTAGGAAACGAAGACTTCTCAAACATGGTTGTAGGTAAAGCTGGTAGAACTAGACACCTTGGTATTAGACCTCAAACTAGAGGTTCTGCGATGAACCCAATTGATCACCCTCACGGTGGTGGTGAAGGTAAAACTAACTCGGGTAGACACCCAGTTACTCCATGGGGTATGCCAACTAAAGGTTATAAAACTAGAAAGAAAAAAGCTAGTGATAAATTAATCATTTCAAGAAGAAAGAAGTAA
- the rplN gene encoding 50S ribosomal protein L14, producing the protein MIQSFTRLNVADNTGAKEIMCIKVLGGSKRRYASVGDVIVASVKKALPTGKVKKGQVVKAVVVRTHKEVQRENGSLIRFDDNAAVILDGKKEPIGTRIFGPVAREVRYSGFMKIVSLAPEVL; encoded by the coding sequence ATGATTCAAAGTTTTACTAGATTAAATGTAGCTGATAACACTGGTGCAAAAGAAATCATGTGTATCAAAGTTCTTGGTGGATCTAAGAGAAGATATGCTTCTGTTGGTGATGTAATTGTTGCTTCAGTTAAGAAAGCTTTACCAACTGGTAAAGTTAAAAAAGGTCAAGTTGTTAAAGCAGTTGTAGTAAGAACTCACAAAGAAGTTCAAAGAGAAAATGGATCTTTAATTAGATTTGATGACAACGCTGCTGTAATTCTTGATGGTAAAAAAGAACCAATTGGAACAAGAATCTTTGGACCTGTAGCAAGAGAAGTTAGATACTCAGGTTTCATGAAAATTGTTTCACTTGCTCCGGAGGTATTATAA
- the rplD gene encoding 50S ribosomal protein L4, producing the protein MSNAVAVKTNELPESFKDINSHNLYLYVKSYLAAQRANTARVKNRSEVSGGGKKPKAQKGSGGARWGSKRSPLFVGGGQVFGPTKRNYNQKINRKQKALALNFAINAHAENGSLFVADSITVESGKTKDAVSIINGLNQRDTVVIVDSIDEKTYLAFRNVKNCYMIEKQEINAYLISAYHSVLIEKSVLESLTKEA; encoded by the coding sequence TAAAGACAAACGAGTTACCAGAGTCTTTCAAAGATATTAACTCACACAATTTATATTTATATGTAAAATCTTACTTAGCAGCACAAAGAGCAAACACTGCTAGAGTAAAAAACAGATCTGAAGTAAGCGGTGGTGGTAAAAAACCAAAAGCACAAAAAGGTTCTGGTGGAGCTAGATGGGGTTCTAAAAGATCACCATTATTCGTTGGTGGGGGTCAAGTATTTGGACCTACTAAGAGAAACTACAACCAAAAAATCAACAGAAAGCAAAAAGCTTTAGCATTAAACTTTGCTATTAACGCTCATGCTGAAAATGGTTCTTTATTTGTAGCTGATTCTATCACAGTTGAATCAGGTAAAACTAAAGATGCGGTTTCAATCATTAATGGATTAAATCAAAGAGATACAGTAGTAATCGTTGATTCAATTGATGAAAAAACATACTTAGCGTTCAGAAACGTTAAAAACTGTTACATGATTGAAAAACAAGAAATTAATGCATATTTAATTTCTGCATATCACTCAGTACTAATTGAGAAATCAGTACTTGAATCATTAACAAAAGAGGCGTAA
- the rplP gene encoding 50S ribosomal protein L16, which yields MLMPKRTKYRKQMKGRNRGKSARANTLAYGEFGIKALEHGRIDSRQIEAARVAMTRAIKRQGKVWIMVFPHKPLTKRPLEVRMGKGKGPIDKWVMNIKPGRVCFEMAGVSEEMAKGALTLAQHKLPFKTKIVSRESENELY from the coding sequence ATGTTAATGCCTAAAAGAACAAAATACAGAAAGCAAATGAAGGGTCGAAACAGAGGTAAATCTGCTAGAGCTAACACTTTAGCTTATGGTGAATTCGGAATCAAAGCTTTAGAGCATGGTAGAATCGACTCAAGACAAATCGAAGCTGCTAGGGTTGCAATGACAAGAGCAATCAAAAGACAAGGTAAAGTATGGATTATGGTATTCCCACACAAACCTTTAACAAAAAGACCATTAGAAGTAAGAATGGGTAAAGGTAAAGGTCCTATTGACAAGTGGGTTATGAATATTAAACCAGGTAGAGTGTGCTTTGAGATGGCTGGTGTTTCTGAAGAAATGGCCAAAGGTGCTTTAACTTTAGCTCAACACAAATTACCATTCAAAACTAAAATTGTAAGTAGAGAAAGTGAAAATGAACTATACTGA
- the rpsS gene encoding 30S ribosomal protein S19, translating into MARSVKKGPFVDAHLMKKVIKAVEANDKKPIKTWSRRSMVLPDMIGLTFNVHNGRNFVPVNITENHVGYKLGEFAPTRTFKGHKGSVQRKV; encoded by the coding sequence ATGGCAAGATCAGTAAAAAAAGGACCATTTGTAGACGCACACTTAATGAAGAAAGTTATCAAAGCTGTTGAAGCTAATGATAAAAAACCAATTAAAACTTGGTCAAGAAGATCAATGGTATTACCTGATATGATTGGTTTAACTTTTAATGTGCATAACGGTAGAAACTTTGTACCTGTAAACATTACAGAAAACCACGTTGGATATAAATTAGGCGAATTCGCTCCAACTAGAACATTCAAAGGGCACAAAGGTTCTGTGCAAAGAAAGGTATAA
- the rpsH gene encoding 30S ribosomal protein S8 codes for MMNDIIADALTRIRNAALRKLEVATLLHSNTVVGILNVLEKKEYIDGFKVVDGENNKKTVQVTLKYDDNDNSVINEITRVSTPGRRVYKNASEIKSFKNGYGTIIVSTNKGVIANDEAFAANVGGEVLCTVW; via the coding sequence ATGATGAATGATATTATCGCAGATGCTTTAACTAGAATTAGAAATGCTGCACTTAGAAAATTAGAAGTTGCAACATTATTACATTCTAATACAGTAGTAGGAATTTTAAATGTACTTGAAAAGAAAGAGTATATTGACGGATTCAAAGTAGTTGATGGTGAAAACAATAAAAAAACTGTTCAAGTAACATTAAAATATGATGACAACGATAACTCAGTTATCAATGAAATCACAAGAGTTTCTACTCCAGGAAGAAGAGTTTATAAAAACGCTTCTGAAATTAAATCTTTCAAAAACGGATATGGTACAATCATTGTTTCTACAAACAAGGGTGTTATCGCTAACGATGAAGCTTTCGCTGCAAACGTTGGTGGTGAAGTACTATGTACTGTATGGTAG
- the rplX gene encoding 50S ribosomal protein L24 — MAAKLKIKKGDTVKIIAGDDKGKTGEVLAVLPAQNKVIVKDCKVAKKTVKPDQDKNPEGGFVNKEMPIDISNVAKVEGE; from the coding sequence ATGGCTGCTAAATTAAAAATCAAAAAAGGTGATACTGTAAAAATCATCGCTGGTGATGACAAAGGTAAAACTGGAGAAGTTTTAGCTGTATTACCTGCACAAAACAAAGTAATCGTAAAAGATTGCAAAGTTGCTAAAAAAACAGTTAAGCCTGACCAAGACAAAAACCCTGAAGGTGGTTTTGTAAACAAAGAGATGCCTATTGATATCTCTAATGTAGCAAAAGTAGAAGGTGAGTAA